From Scleropages formosus chromosome 1, fSclFor1.1, whole genome shotgun sequence, a single genomic window includes:
- the LOC108933176 gene encoding cyclin-dependent kinase-like 5 isoform X3: protein MKIPDIGDVMNKFEVLGIVGEGAYGVVLKCRHKETNEIVAIKKFKDSEENEEVKETTLRELKMLRTLKQENIVELKEAFRRRGKLYLVFEYVEKNMLELLEELPNGAPPEKVKNYIYQLIKAIHWCHKNDIVHRDIKPENLLISSNDVLKLCDFGFARNLSEGNNANYTEYVATRWYRSPELLLGAPYGKAVDMWSVGCILGELSDGQPLFPGESEIDQLYTIQKVLGPLPPEQMKLFYSNPRFHGLRFPAVSHPQTLERRYVGIISGLMLDLMKNLLQLNPSERYLTEQSLNHHAFQTQRLLDRTGPPSPAPPRSSKRKPHHSENSTTTRSLGSKSSGHHRSNSKDCSSLPRHEDLHPSNGSFLNGNMPTPASLSPTLHPKAYQHQSLNRSTSCSKDLANNNLPQLLSPKEAKAKTEFDFNVPPRGTDGPGTKYLKSNSRSQKGQHSFMEGKTSTLQAGEKRSRHGYTDSMPSSTKSSASYLNLSKSHGALSDAKSVGNLAEARLHPDDPASRYFPSSCVDLAAPGSPSGRHGDRPALSPSGRGNVRLESGTLDSRHSSTRHKNLEEAKNPELLDAGSSGGVAGGGGGAHSHSLSAPQSFPYGLGYTSPFSSQQRPHRHSMYVRRERQRAYGPDPGLAASQAAPTRASSLQLLSPQVQHRTLTRHSASSREDCTDDVSRSEQAPSETSHARPPIKDSTRENAAPFHAPRQKNEVSAYHEPHPEDGGASSKENRMIFTESMPRRIGSFYRVPSPRPDNSFHDSGAQSRGPTGTGENNAMNNHSKRQTTFDPWSNSESMAMNPSETSKGKERQSFFKAIKKKKKKSQTVPSEGQDHLAAQKPARSSGHQSSRHRNRDKERDRDRERDQDRERERERDRDRERERERDRERERDRERDNDWPQDKLSEASAQNQPLKSLRKLLHLSSSPAAPHAAPPSSDLRFQPLPNPPSKAGFSDGRAHPGTGPTHQPKARQGSYPLPGQIESSWHASALSRADGTVYADQMPGKGGQNGHSFTRPSRSRMPNLNDLKETAL from the exons GAGACAAATGAAATTGTGGCCATTAAGAAGTTCAAGGACAGCGAAG AGAATGAGGAGGTTAAGGAGACCACACTGCGGGAGCTCAAGATGCTTCGCACCCTCAAGCAGGAGAACATCGTGGAGCTGAAGGAAGCGTTCCGCCGGAGGGGCAAGCTCTACCTGGTTTTCGAATATGTGGAGAAG AACATGCTGGAGCTTCTGGAGGAGCTCCCCAACGGCGCTCCCCCAGAGAAAGTGAAGAACTACATCTACCAGCTGATCAAAGCCATCCACTGGTGCCATAAGAATGACATTGTCCACAGGG ACATCAAGCCTGAAAATCTGCTCATCAGCTCTAACGATGTTCTCAAGCTGTGCGATTTTG GTTTCGCCCGCAACCTGTCAGAGGGGAACAATGCCAACTACACAGAGTATGTCGCCACCAGGTGGTACCGCTCCCCAGAGCTGTTGCTGGG GGCTCCATACGGCAAAGCGGTGGACATGTGGTCGGTGGGCTGCATCCTGGGCGAGCTGAGCGACGGGCAGCCTCTCTTCCCTGGGGAGAGTGAGATCGACCAGCTCTACACCATCCAGAAAGTGCTGGGGCCGCTGCCCCCTGAACAGATGAAGCTGTTCTACAGCAACCCGCGCTTCCACGGGCTGCGG TTCCCTGCGGTGAGCCACCCTCAGACGCTGGAACGCCGTTACGTGGGCATCATCAGCGGCCTGATGCTGGACCTGATGAAG AACCTGCTGCAGCTGAACCCATCGGAGCGCTATCTGACCGAGCAGAGCCTGAATCACCATGCCTTCCAGACCCAGCGCCTCTTGGACCGGACCGGCCCGCCTTCGCCTGCACCTCCGCGCTCCTCCAAGAGGAAGCCTCACCACAGCGAAAACAGCACCACCACGAG GAGCCTAGGGTCCAAGAGCTCAGGGCACCACCGGTCCAACAGCAAGGACTGCTCCAGCCTGCCTCGGCACGAGGACCTGCACCCCAGCAACGGCAGCTTCCTCAACGGCAACATGCCGACGCCAGCCAGCCTCAGCCCGACTCTGCACCCGAAGGCATACCAGCACCAGTCACTGAACCgctccacctcctgcagcaAGGACTTGGCCAACAACAACCTGCCCCAGCTGCTTAGCCCAAAGGAGGCCAAGGCCAAGACGGAGTTTGACTTCAATGTGCCCCCGAGGGGGACCGATGGTCCTGGGACAAAGTACCTGAAGTCCAACTCACGCTCCCAGAAGGGTCAGCACTCTTTCATGGAAGGCAAGACGAGCACGCTGCAGGCGGGTGAAAAGCGTAGCCGGCACGGCTACACGGACTCCATGCCCTCCTCCACCAAGAGCTCCGCCTCTTACCTGAACCTCTCCAAGAGCCACGGTGCGCTCAGCGACGCCAAGTCCGTGGGAAACCTGGCCGAGGCTCGCCTGCATCCAGATGATCCCGCCTCGCGCTACTTCCCCTCTAGCTGCGTGGACCTTGCTGCCCCTGGCAGCCCTTCTGGTCGCCATGGTGATCGGCCCGCCCTCAGCCCCTCAGGTCGTGGAAACGTCCGTCTGGAGAGTGGCACCTTGGACTCCCGCCACTCGTCCACACGGCATAAAAACCTGGAGGAGGCCAAGAACCCCGAGCTGCTGGATGCAGGCAGTTCTGGGGGTGTggccggaggaggaggtggagctcACTCCCACTCACTCTCTGCCCCCCAGTCCTTTCCCTATGGCCTGGGCTACACCAGCCCCTTCTCATCGCAGCAGCGCCCTCACCGCCACTCCATGTATGTGCGGCGTGAGCGGCAGCGGGCATACGGACCAGACCCAGGGCTTGCGGCGAGCCAAGCCGCACCCACGCGTGCCAGCAGTCTGCAGCTCCTCTCTCCCCAGGTGCAACACCGGACCCTCACCCGCCATTCGGCCTCATCCAGGGAGGACTGCACAGATGACGTGAGCAGG AGCGAGCAGGCCCCGTCAGAGACGAGCCACGCTCGACCACCCATTAAAGACTCAACACGAGAAAATGCAGCACCCTTTCATGCGCCGCGCCAAAAAAACGAG GTCAGTGCGTACCATGAACCTCATCCTGAGGACGGAGGGGCCTCTTCTAAAGAGAACCGGATGATCTTCACTGAGTCCATGCCCAGACGGATTGGCAGCTTTTACCGGG TGCCCTCCCCCCGACCAGACAACTCCTTCCATGACAGTGGAGCTCAGAGCAGAGGGCCTACGGGAACAGGGGAGAACAATGCTATGAACAACCACTCCAAACGGCAGACGACCTTTGACCCTTG GAGTAACTCAGAGTCCATGGCCATGAACCCTTCAGAAACGTCCAAAGGAAAGGAGAGACAGAGCTTCTTCAAagcaataaagaagaaaaagaagaaatcacaAACG GTCCCCAGTGAAGGGCAAGATCACCTGGCTGCTCAGAAGCCCGCAAGGTCCTCCGGTCACCAGAGCAGCCGGCACAGGAACCGGGACAAAGAGCGAGACCGGGACCGTGAGCGCGATCAGGACAGAGAGCGGGAACGAGAGAGGGACAGGGACCGCGAGCGTGAacgagagagggacagagaacGAGAGCGCGATCGAGAGAGGGACAACGACTGGCCTCAAGATAAGCTAAGCGAAGCATCTGCGCAG AACCAGCCCCTGAAGTCCCTACGCAAGCTGCTGCACCTCTCCTCGTCCCCCGCCGCCCCCCATGCCGCTCCACCCTCCTCTGACCTGCGCTTCCAGCCGCTGCCCAACCCTCCGTCCAAGGCGGGGTTCAGTGACGGGCGCGCTCACCCTGGCACCGGACCCACCCACCAGCCGAAGGCCCGGCAGGGCAGCTACCCCCTGCCAGGTCAGATCGAGTCCAGCTGGCACGCGTCGGCCCTGAGCCGTGCCGACGGCACCGTTTACGCCGACCAGATGCCCGGAAAGGGGGGGCAGAACGGTCACAGCTTCACCCGCCCTTCCCGCTCGCGGATGCCAAATCTCAATGACCTTAAGGAGACTGCCCTCTAG
- the LOC108933176 gene encoding cyclin-dependent kinase-like 5 isoform X1: MKIPDIGDVMNKFEVLGIVGEGAYGVVLKCRHKETNEIVAIKKFKDSEENEEVKETTLRELKMLRTLKQENIVELKEAFRRRGKLYLVFEYVEKNMLELLEELPNGAPPEKVKNYIYQLIKAIHWCHKNDIVHRDIKPENLLISSNDVLKLCDFGFARNLSEGNNANYTEYVATRWYRSPELLLGAPYGKAVDMWSVGCILGELSDGQPLFPGESEIDQLYTIQKVLGPLPPEQMKLFYSNPRFHGLRFPAVSHPQTLERRYVGIISGLMLDLMKNLLQLNPSERYLTEQSLNHHAFQTQRLLDRTGPPSPAPPRSSKRKPHHSENSTTTRSLGSKSSGHHRSNSKDCSSLPRHEDLHPSNGSFLNGNMPTPASLSPTLHPKAYQHQSLNRSTSCSKDLANNNLPQLLSPKEAKAKTEFDFNVPPRGTDGPGTKYLKSNSRSQKGQHSFMEGKTSTLQAGEKRSRHGYTDSMPSSTKSSASYLNLSKSHGALSDAKSVGNLAEARLHPDDPASRYFPSSCVDLAAPGSPSGRHGDRPALSPSGRGNVRLESGTLDSRHSSTRHKNLEEAKNPELLDAGSSGGVAGGGGGAHSHSLSAPQSFPYGLGYTSPFSSQQRPHRHSMYVRRERQRAYGPDPGLAASQAAPTRASSLQLLSPQVQHRTLTRHSASSREDCTDDVSRSEQAPSETSHARPPIKDSTRENAAPFHAPRQKNEVSAYHEPHPEDGGASSKENRMIFTESMPRRIGSFYRVPSPRPDNSFHDSGAQSRGPTGTGENNAMNNHSKRQTTFDPWSNSESMAMNPSETSKGKERQSFFKAIKKKKKKSQTTEFGDGRNPSIKKCLFPLFSSKNNIKHSSSVKVLPVVSSPMVPSEGQDHLAAQKPARSSGHQSSRHRNRDKERDRDRERDQDRERERERDRDRERERERDRERERDRERDNDWPQDKLSEASAQNQPLKSLRKLLHLSSSPAAPHAAPPSSDLRFQPLPNPPSKAGFSDGRAHPGTGPTHQPKARQGSYPLPGQIESSWHASALSRADGTVYADQMPGKGGQNGHSFTRPSRSRMPNLNDLKETAL, encoded by the exons GAGACAAATGAAATTGTGGCCATTAAGAAGTTCAAGGACAGCGAAG AGAATGAGGAGGTTAAGGAGACCACACTGCGGGAGCTCAAGATGCTTCGCACCCTCAAGCAGGAGAACATCGTGGAGCTGAAGGAAGCGTTCCGCCGGAGGGGCAAGCTCTACCTGGTTTTCGAATATGTGGAGAAG AACATGCTGGAGCTTCTGGAGGAGCTCCCCAACGGCGCTCCCCCAGAGAAAGTGAAGAACTACATCTACCAGCTGATCAAAGCCATCCACTGGTGCCATAAGAATGACATTGTCCACAGGG ACATCAAGCCTGAAAATCTGCTCATCAGCTCTAACGATGTTCTCAAGCTGTGCGATTTTG GTTTCGCCCGCAACCTGTCAGAGGGGAACAATGCCAACTACACAGAGTATGTCGCCACCAGGTGGTACCGCTCCCCAGAGCTGTTGCTGGG GGCTCCATACGGCAAAGCGGTGGACATGTGGTCGGTGGGCTGCATCCTGGGCGAGCTGAGCGACGGGCAGCCTCTCTTCCCTGGGGAGAGTGAGATCGACCAGCTCTACACCATCCAGAAAGTGCTGGGGCCGCTGCCCCCTGAACAGATGAAGCTGTTCTACAGCAACCCGCGCTTCCACGGGCTGCGG TTCCCTGCGGTGAGCCACCCTCAGACGCTGGAACGCCGTTACGTGGGCATCATCAGCGGCCTGATGCTGGACCTGATGAAG AACCTGCTGCAGCTGAACCCATCGGAGCGCTATCTGACCGAGCAGAGCCTGAATCACCATGCCTTCCAGACCCAGCGCCTCTTGGACCGGACCGGCCCGCCTTCGCCTGCACCTCCGCGCTCCTCCAAGAGGAAGCCTCACCACAGCGAAAACAGCACCACCACGAG GAGCCTAGGGTCCAAGAGCTCAGGGCACCACCGGTCCAACAGCAAGGACTGCTCCAGCCTGCCTCGGCACGAGGACCTGCACCCCAGCAACGGCAGCTTCCTCAACGGCAACATGCCGACGCCAGCCAGCCTCAGCCCGACTCTGCACCCGAAGGCATACCAGCACCAGTCACTGAACCgctccacctcctgcagcaAGGACTTGGCCAACAACAACCTGCCCCAGCTGCTTAGCCCAAAGGAGGCCAAGGCCAAGACGGAGTTTGACTTCAATGTGCCCCCGAGGGGGACCGATGGTCCTGGGACAAAGTACCTGAAGTCCAACTCACGCTCCCAGAAGGGTCAGCACTCTTTCATGGAAGGCAAGACGAGCACGCTGCAGGCGGGTGAAAAGCGTAGCCGGCACGGCTACACGGACTCCATGCCCTCCTCCACCAAGAGCTCCGCCTCTTACCTGAACCTCTCCAAGAGCCACGGTGCGCTCAGCGACGCCAAGTCCGTGGGAAACCTGGCCGAGGCTCGCCTGCATCCAGATGATCCCGCCTCGCGCTACTTCCCCTCTAGCTGCGTGGACCTTGCTGCCCCTGGCAGCCCTTCTGGTCGCCATGGTGATCGGCCCGCCCTCAGCCCCTCAGGTCGTGGAAACGTCCGTCTGGAGAGTGGCACCTTGGACTCCCGCCACTCGTCCACACGGCATAAAAACCTGGAGGAGGCCAAGAACCCCGAGCTGCTGGATGCAGGCAGTTCTGGGGGTGTggccggaggaggaggtggagctcACTCCCACTCACTCTCTGCCCCCCAGTCCTTTCCCTATGGCCTGGGCTACACCAGCCCCTTCTCATCGCAGCAGCGCCCTCACCGCCACTCCATGTATGTGCGGCGTGAGCGGCAGCGGGCATACGGACCAGACCCAGGGCTTGCGGCGAGCCAAGCCGCACCCACGCGTGCCAGCAGTCTGCAGCTCCTCTCTCCCCAGGTGCAACACCGGACCCTCACCCGCCATTCGGCCTCATCCAGGGAGGACTGCACAGATGACGTGAGCAGG AGCGAGCAGGCCCCGTCAGAGACGAGCCACGCTCGACCACCCATTAAAGACTCAACACGAGAAAATGCAGCACCCTTTCATGCGCCGCGCCAAAAAAACGAG GTCAGTGCGTACCATGAACCTCATCCTGAGGACGGAGGGGCCTCTTCTAAAGAGAACCGGATGATCTTCACTGAGTCCATGCCCAGACGGATTGGCAGCTTTTACCGGG TGCCCTCCCCCCGACCAGACAACTCCTTCCATGACAGTGGAGCTCAGAGCAGAGGGCCTACGGGAACAGGGGAGAACAATGCTATGAACAACCACTCCAAACGGCAGACGACCTTTGACCCTTG GAGTAACTCAGAGTCCATGGCCATGAACCCTTCAGAAACGTCCAAAGGAAAGGAGAGACAGAGCTTCTTCAAagcaataaagaagaaaaagaagaaatcacaAACG ACAGAATTCGGCGATGGAAGGAATCCCAGCATCAAGAAATGCCTTTTCCCCTTGTTCAGTTCAAAGAATAACATAAAGCATAGTTCTTCTGTGAAAGTCCTCCCCGTTGTGTCCTCACCCATG GTCCCCAGTGAAGGGCAAGATCACCTGGCTGCTCAGAAGCCCGCAAGGTCCTCCGGTCACCAGAGCAGCCGGCACAGGAACCGGGACAAAGAGCGAGACCGGGACCGTGAGCGCGATCAGGACAGAGAGCGGGAACGAGAGAGGGACAGGGACCGCGAGCGTGAacgagagagggacagagaacGAGAGCGCGATCGAGAGAGGGACAACGACTGGCCTCAAGATAAGCTAAGCGAAGCATCTGCGCAG AACCAGCCCCTGAAGTCCCTACGCAAGCTGCTGCACCTCTCCTCGTCCCCCGCCGCCCCCCATGCCGCTCCACCCTCCTCTGACCTGCGCTTCCAGCCGCTGCCCAACCCTCCGTCCAAGGCGGGGTTCAGTGACGGGCGCGCTCACCCTGGCACCGGACCCACCCACCAGCCGAAGGCCCGGCAGGGCAGCTACCCCCTGCCAGGTCAGATCGAGTCCAGCTGGCACGCGTCGGCCCTGAGCCGTGCCGACGGCACCGTTTACGCCGACCAGATGCCCGGAAAGGGGGGGCAGAACGGTCACAGCTTCACCCGCCCTTCCCGCTCGCGGATGCCAAATCTCAATGACCTTAAGGAGACTGCCCTCTAG
- the LOC108933176 gene encoding cyclin-dependent kinase-like 5 isoform X2, translated as MKIPDIGDVMNKFEVLGIVGEGAYGVVLKCRHKETNEIVAIKKFKDSEENEEVKETTLRELKMLRTLKQENIVELKEAFRRRGKLYLVFEYVEKNMLELLEELPNGAPPEKVKNYIYQLIKAIHWCHKNDIVHRDIKPENLLISSNDVLKLCDFGFARNLSEGNNANYTEYVATRWYRSPELLLGAPYGKAVDMWSVGCILGELSDGQPLFPGESEIDQLYTIQKVLGPLPPEQMKLFYSNPRFHGLRFPAVSHPQTLERRYVGIISGLMLDLMKNLLQLNPSERYLTEQSLNHHAFQTQRLLDRTGPPSPAPPRSSKRKPHHSENSTTTRSLGSKSSGHHRSNSKDCSSLPRHEDLHPSNGSFLNGNMPTPASLSPTLHPKAYQHQSLNRSTSCSKDLANNNLPQLLSPKEAKAKTEFDFNVPPRGTDGPGTKYLKSNSRSQKGQHSFMEGKTSTLQAGEKRSRHGYTDSMPSSTKSSASYLNLSKSHGALSDAKSVGNLAEARLHPDDPASRYFPSSCVDLAAPGSPSGRHGDRPALSPSGRGNVRLESGTLDSRHSSTRHKNLEEAKNPELLDAGSSGGVAGGGGGAHSHSLSAPQSFPYGLGYTSPFSSQQRPHRHSMYVRRERQRAYGPDPGLAASQAAPTRASSLQLLSPQVQHRTLTRHSASSREDCTDDSEQAPSETSHARPPIKDSTRENAAPFHAPRQKNEVSAYHEPHPEDGGASSKENRMIFTESMPRRIGSFYRVPSPRPDNSFHDSGAQSRGPTGTGENNAMNNHSKRQTTFDPWSNSESMAMNPSETSKGKERQSFFKAIKKKKKKSQTTEFGDGRNPSIKKCLFPLFSSKNNIKHSSSVKVLPVVSSPMVPSEGQDHLAAQKPARSSGHQSSRHRNRDKERDRDRERDQDRERERERDRDRERERERDRERERDRERDNDWPQDKLSEASAQNQPLKSLRKLLHLSSSPAAPHAAPPSSDLRFQPLPNPPSKAGFSDGRAHPGTGPTHQPKARQGSYPLPGQIESSWHASALSRADGTVYADQMPGKGGQNGHSFTRPSRSRMPNLNDLKETAL; from the exons GAGACAAATGAAATTGTGGCCATTAAGAAGTTCAAGGACAGCGAAG AGAATGAGGAGGTTAAGGAGACCACACTGCGGGAGCTCAAGATGCTTCGCACCCTCAAGCAGGAGAACATCGTGGAGCTGAAGGAAGCGTTCCGCCGGAGGGGCAAGCTCTACCTGGTTTTCGAATATGTGGAGAAG AACATGCTGGAGCTTCTGGAGGAGCTCCCCAACGGCGCTCCCCCAGAGAAAGTGAAGAACTACATCTACCAGCTGATCAAAGCCATCCACTGGTGCCATAAGAATGACATTGTCCACAGGG ACATCAAGCCTGAAAATCTGCTCATCAGCTCTAACGATGTTCTCAAGCTGTGCGATTTTG GTTTCGCCCGCAACCTGTCAGAGGGGAACAATGCCAACTACACAGAGTATGTCGCCACCAGGTGGTACCGCTCCCCAGAGCTGTTGCTGGG GGCTCCATACGGCAAAGCGGTGGACATGTGGTCGGTGGGCTGCATCCTGGGCGAGCTGAGCGACGGGCAGCCTCTCTTCCCTGGGGAGAGTGAGATCGACCAGCTCTACACCATCCAGAAAGTGCTGGGGCCGCTGCCCCCTGAACAGATGAAGCTGTTCTACAGCAACCCGCGCTTCCACGGGCTGCGG TTCCCTGCGGTGAGCCACCCTCAGACGCTGGAACGCCGTTACGTGGGCATCATCAGCGGCCTGATGCTGGACCTGATGAAG AACCTGCTGCAGCTGAACCCATCGGAGCGCTATCTGACCGAGCAGAGCCTGAATCACCATGCCTTCCAGACCCAGCGCCTCTTGGACCGGACCGGCCCGCCTTCGCCTGCACCTCCGCGCTCCTCCAAGAGGAAGCCTCACCACAGCGAAAACAGCACCACCACGAG GAGCCTAGGGTCCAAGAGCTCAGGGCACCACCGGTCCAACAGCAAGGACTGCTCCAGCCTGCCTCGGCACGAGGACCTGCACCCCAGCAACGGCAGCTTCCTCAACGGCAACATGCCGACGCCAGCCAGCCTCAGCCCGACTCTGCACCCGAAGGCATACCAGCACCAGTCACTGAACCgctccacctcctgcagcaAGGACTTGGCCAACAACAACCTGCCCCAGCTGCTTAGCCCAAAGGAGGCCAAGGCCAAGACGGAGTTTGACTTCAATGTGCCCCCGAGGGGGACCGATGGTCCTGGGACAAAGTACCTGAAGTCCAACTCACGCTCCCAGAAGGGTCAGCACTCTTTCATGGAAGGCAAGACGAGCACGCTGCAGGCGGGTGAAAAGCGTAGCCGGCACGGCTACACGGACTCCATGCCCTCCTCCACCAAGAGCTCCGCCTCTTACCTGAACCTCTCCAAGAGCCACGGTGCGCTCAGCGACGCCAAGTCCGTGGGAAACCTGGCCGAGGCTCGCCTGCATCCAGATGATCCCGCCTCGCGCTACTTCCCCTCTAGCTGCGTGGACCTTGCTGCCCCTGGCAGCCCTTCTGGTCGCCATGGTGATCGGCCCGCCCTCAGCCCCTCAGGTCGTGGAAACGTCCGTCTGGAGAGTGGCACCTTGGACTCCCGCCACTCGTCCACACGGCATAAAAACCTGGAGGAGGCCAAGAACCCCGAGCTGCTGGATGCAGGCAGTTCTGGGGGTGTggccggaggaggaggtggagctcACTCCCACTCACTCTCTGCCCCCCAGTCCTTTCCCTATGGCCTGGGCTACACCAGCCCCTTCTCATCGCAGCAGCGCCCTCACCGCCACTCCATGTATGTGCGGCGTGAGCGGCAGCGGGCATACGGACCAGACCCAGGGCTTGCGGCGAGCCAAGCCGCACCCACGCGTGCCAGCAGTCTGCAGCTCCTCTCTCCCCAGGTGCAACACCGGACCCTCACCCGCCATTCGGCCTCATCCAGGGAGGACTGCACAGATGAC AGCGAGCAGGCCCCGTCAGAGACGAGCCACGCTCGACCACCCATTAAAGACTCAACACGAGAAAATGCAGCACCCTTTCATGCGCCGCGCCAAAAAAACGAG GTCAGTGCGTACCATGAACCTCATCCTGAGGACGGAGGGGCCTCTTCTAAAGAGAACCGGATGATCTTCACTGAGTCCATGCCCAGACGGATTGGCAGCTTTTACCGGG TGCCCTCCCCCCGACCAGACAACTCCTTCCATGACAGTGGAGCTCAGAGCAGAGGGCCTACGGGAACAGGGGAGAACAATGCTATGAACAACCACTCCAAACGGCAGACGACCTTTGACCCTTG GAGTAACTCAGAGTCCATGGCCATGAACCCTTCAGAAACGTCCAAAGGAAAGGAGAGACAGAGCTTCTTCAAagcaataaagaagaaaaagaagaaatcacaAACG ACAGAATTCGGCGATGGAAGGAATCCCAGCATCAAGAAATGCCTTTTCCCCTTGTTCAGTTCAAAGAATAACATAAAGCATAGTTCTTCTGTGAAAGTCCTCCCCGTTGTGTCCTCACCCATG GTCCCCAGTGAAGGGCAAGATCACCTGGCTGCTCAGAAGCCCGCAAGGTCCTCCGGTCACCAGAGCAGCCGGCACAGGAACCGGGACAAAGAGCGAGACCGGGACCGTGAGCGCGATCAGGACAGAGAGCGGGAACGAGAGAGGGACAGGGACCGCGAGCGTGAacgagagagggacagagaacGAGAGCGCGATCGAGAGAGGGACAACGACTGGCCTCAAGATAAGCTAAGCGAAGCATCTGCGCAG AACCAGCCCCTGAAGTCCCTACGCAAGCTGCTGCACCTCTCCTCGTCCCCCGCCGCCCCCCATGCCGCTCCACCCTCCTCTGACCTGCGCTTCCAGCCGCTGCCCAACCCTCCGTCCAAGGCGGGGTTCAGTGACGGGCGCGCTCACCCTGGCACCGGACCCACCCACCAGCCGAAGGCCCGGCAGGGCAGCTACCCCCTGCCAGGTCAGATCGAGTCCAGCTGGCACGCGTCGGCCCTGAGCCGTGCCGACGGCACCGTTTACGCCGACCAGATGCCCGGAAAGGGGGGGCAGAACGGTCACAGCTTCACCCGCCCTTCCCGCTCGCGGATGCCAAATCTCAATGACCTTAAGGAGACTGCCCTCTAG